The Parabacteroides sp. FAFU027 genome window below encodes:
- a CDS encoding glycoside hydrolase family 43 protein: MKLKYFPILLVGISALLFVGCKKEEPTTNGGTDGTDTVFSIPTYADDYSSISSWSNRNKWNLANVHDPSVAYYNGYYYMYGTDASYGNAADGHGHFQGKRSKDLVNWDWVGGPFYNPPSWVADSLNAIRSRMGLAAIAKDKIEYGYWAPVVRKVTVGGKVILRMYYSIVIFNYIKTGNSSSASFDGSWTERAFIGMCESTDPAGAVWTDKGFVTCSSSDRGLNYSRASTSDWSAYFYYNAIDPTYIVTPEGKHYLIHGSWHSGFALLQLNSTTGKPLNILGNPWASSTTELTSRYGVRVGTRTASSRWQGSEAPEVIYKDGYYYLFMAYDGLDVPYNTRVVRSTNIEGPYYDITGRNFTAGEGDCYPIVTHPYKFNLSNGWVGISHCCVFQKNNTNEWFYMSQGRLPAGVNGNAYSNALMMGHVRRLVWCPASTTEPNNLWPIALPERYAAVPDYGTITKDSLVGTWQHINLKYSYATQDVATALTLNADGTMSGALTGSWSYDATKKQLTLGNVIVCVEREVDWEATPRRVTFVYAGTEKNLNATYWGKKNR; the protein is encoded by the coding sequence AACGGTGGTACAGACGGAACCGATACCGTATTCAGCATTCCTACCTACGCTGATGATTATTCCTCCATATCCTCTTGGTCAAACCGGAACAAGTGGAATCTGGCTAATGTTCATGATCCATCAGTAGCCTATTATAATGGCTATTACTATATGTATGGCACTGATGCTTCATATGGTAATGCTGCTGATGGACACGGACATTTTCAAGGCAAACGTTCAAAAGATTTAGTTAACTGGGATTGGGTAGGCGGGCCTTTTTATAACCCGCCCTCCTGGGTAGCTGATTCGCTCAACGCTATTCGTTCGCGTATGGGACTGGCTGCCATTGCTAAAGATAAAATAGAATACGGCTACTGGGCACCGGTGGTACGCAAGGTCACCGTCGGAGGAAAAGTCATCTTGCGGATGTACTACAGCATAGTTATCTTTAACTATATTAAAACCGGGAACTCCAGTTCAGCCAGTTTTGATGGTAGCTGGACTGAGCGTGCTTTTATAGGCATGTGCGAATCGACTGATCCTGCAGGAGCTGTGTGGACTGATAAGGGTTTTGTTACCTGTTCGTCATCCGATCGTGGCTTAAATTACAGTCGGGCCAGTACATCGGATTGGAGTGCGTATTTCTACTACAATGCCATCGACCCAACCTATATAGTAACACCGGAAGGTAAACATTACCTGATACATGGTTCATGGCATAGCGGCTTTGCATTGTTGCAACTTAATTCAACAACAGGAAAGCCCCTCAATATACTAGGTAACCCATGGGCAAGTAGTACCACTGAGCTTACAAGCCGATATGGCGTCAGGGTTGGTACACGAACAGCTTCTTCGCGCTGGCAGGGCAGCGAAGCTCCCGAAGTAATCTACAAAGATGGTTATTACTATTTGTTTATGGCCTACGATGGCCTCGATGTACCTTACAACACACGCGTGGTGAGAAGTACCAATATTGAGGGTCCGTACTACGACATTACCGGACGCAACTTTACCGCCGGAGAAGGTGACTGTTACCCGATCGTAACACATCCTTACAAATTTAACCTCAGTAACGGTTGGGTGGGGATATCGCATTGTTGCGTATTTCAAAAGAATAATACCAACGAATGGTTCTACATGTCGCAAGGACGATTGCCTGCCGGCGTTAATGGCAATGCATACTCCAATGCTCTTATGATGGGACATGTTCGTCGTCTGGTGTGGTGTCCGGCTTCTACCACTGAACCTAATAACCTTTGGCCAATCGCATTGCCCGAGCGTTACGCTGCTGTACCCGATTACGGTACGATAACCAAAGACTCACTGGTAGGAACCTGGCAACACATAAACCTCAAATACAGCTATGCCACACAGGATGTTGCCACTGCTTTAACCCTTAATGCCGACGGGACTATGTCGGGAGCACTGACCGGTAGCTGGAGTTATGATGCGACAAAAAAACAACTAACATTGGGAAATGTGATTGTTTGCGTTGAACGAGAGGTGGATTGGGAAGCTACTCCACGCCGGGTAACATTTGTGTATGCCGGAACTGAAAAGAATCTGAATGCGACTTATTGGGGCAAAAAGAATAGATAA